The following DNA comes from Chitinophaga nivalis.
AATATGGTACGTAATTTTATCTGCTTCCTCTTCGGGTGCTTTATGTACGGTGACCCATAATATTCCATTCGTCCGGCCAGAGTCGAAAACCTGATAATCCTGGATAGCGATGGGTATATAGTTCCATTTTTTATCTTTCATCTCTTCCAGTAACAGCGCATTGCCTGCCAGTAAACAGGCATCGAGCATCGCAGGATGCAGCAGGTATTGGCCAGCCGTTTTGGTGATGATCTCATCCGGAATGATCTTCGCCCAAACAGCGGTGTCACTGAACTTTATTTCACTGGCTGCTCTGAAACGTTTGCCATATTGCATTCGGATTGCCTCATGGCTGTTATAAAAATCCTCCTTTAAAATAATATACGGCAACACGCTATCATCTATCCAATGATCTACCAGATTTTCCGGCCGGGCGTTATTATTCAATTCCAGATAACCTTGGGCATTCAACTCCCAGGAGGGAGCAGTTGTGGGTGGTGTGGTGACAACAGCGCTGAAGAATTTAAATTGAACGCGCTCTTTTTTTTCCACAGTAAATACCAACTGTATGCGAATGGTCTGGTCAGCAAGTATAACAGGAGATATCAATTGCATCTCCCGGATGGTGACCCTGTTTTCCGCAAACGTAATGACGCCGGCACTCAGCACATATTCTAAAAAACCAGTGGCGGGAAAAATAATGACGTTATTGATGACATGATCTTCCAGATAAGGAAACTGCCGGGTACTTATTTCAGACTCCCAGCAAATAAAAGCGGGATCAACTGCAAATCGCATTTGCACGGCGTCAAAAGTATGTCTGTAGTCTTTATGTCCCCATACATAAGTATCCTGATGGACGGCCTGATGGCTAAGTGCATATTGCTCATGCTGCCAGGGATATCGGGGAAGCGGTACGTCTGCAACAGCAGATAGGGGAATCTTATAAAAGGCCGTCCAATCTATGGTTGCTCCGTATTTGTAAGCCTGACAAAAATTATGCAGCATCTCTGCTACTTCCGGTTGTTCTCTGCTCAATGAAGCAACTACACTGGCGCCCTGTTTATTGAGTGATTCAATCTGCTGCGTAATTAAGGCGGTCAATACCGGATGTGGACTTATTTCAATAAATATACTGTTTTCATCCTGCAGCAGTTGCTGTATGCCCTGTAAAAACAAGACCGTTTCCCGGAAGTTATCTACCCAATAGGTGGCATCCAGTAATTCCCCGCGAATAAAATCATTTTTTACCGTTGAATAGATAGCTGCTTTAGCTGCTTGTGGTTGCAATGTTTTGACACCTTCCAGCATGGCGGGTTTTAGCGGATCTAACTGTGGACTGTGCGGCGCAAAATCGACCCGTATAAATTTATTGTAAATATCTTTTTCCGTTAATTCCTGTAAGACCGTGGTAAGGGCTTCCCGGTCTCCGGATAGTACGGTAGATTTAGGCCCGTTATAAGAAGCCACTGCAATTCTTTTTTCCCATCCTTTCAGGATGTCTGTTACTTCATGGCTGTTAAGTTCTACTACTGCTGCTGCTCCCTTGCCTTTGATGCCTGCAGCCAGTTCACTTCTTTTGCAGATGACATTCGCCGCATCTTTCAGACTTAATGCACCTGCTATATGGGCGCCTGCAATTTCTCCCATACTATGACCAATCACCACGGCTGGTTTTACTCCCCATGACTCCCACAGGCGGGCAATAGCTACTTCCATGGCGAAAAGAATCGGCTGAATCACATCTACCTCTTCAAAACGGTTGTCCGTTTCATTGCGATTGATTTCTTCGATGAGCGACCAATCCACGAAATGACTGATGGCTTGCTCACATGCTTCCATCGCATGCCTGAATACCGGTTCCTTTGCCATCAGTTCTCTTCCCATGCCCAACCACTGTGCCCCCTGGCCGGGGAATACAAAAATGATCCGCCGGTTTTCTCCTGTGTTGGCATATCGTTGTGCAATAGGATCATCCAACGCATCCTGCAGCAATTGCTGCATATGCGCGCTATTGGTAGCATGTATGCAAAGGCGCACAGGAAGATCTGATCGCCGCAATGCCGCGGCAGCTGCCAGTGTTTCTACAGGGATATCCTGCTGCTCCAATAGTGCCTGATATTGTTTTATCAGGATCGACAGGGCCGCATCATCTGCTGCAGATATGGGTAATACGGCTCTAGACAGGCTTCCCGGCGCTTTTTCAGGGAGATGCTGAAGCGGTGCCGGCGCTTCCCGCAAGGTGATATGTGCATTGGTACCGCTAAGACCGAAAGAATTAACACCGGCATATCGGGGCTTGGGACCGGGCAGCCAGTCGGTGTTATGGGATACTATTTCAACAGGCAGGTCTGCCCACGGTATGCCGGGATTAGGCGTACGGAAATGTAAGTTGGCCGGGATACAATGGTGCTGCATGGCCAGGATACACTTTATCAGGCCTGCCAGGCCGGAAACAGCTTCTGTATGACCAATATTGGTTTTAACGGATCCTACCAGCAGTTTCTCCGGTCTTGTTCGTTCTTTAAAGGCATTTCCGATGCCTATCATTTCCAAAGGATCACCTACATTGGTGCCTGTTCCATGGGCTTCAAAATAATCTATATCGTCGGGTGTGACGCCTGCTTTTTTCATGGAATGCCGGATGGCCATTTCCTGGGCAGCTGAACTGGGTACCGTGAAACCTTTGGTAGCGCCGTCATTGGTAACGGCGGTTCCTGCAATCACGGCCAGTATGTTATTGTGATCCTTGACGGCATCTTCATAGCGTTTGAGTAGAAGGATGCCGGCGCCCTCTGATCTTACAAATCCGTCTCCCTCCGCATCAAATGCTTTGCAATACCCTTCGGGAGAGAGCATGCCGCCCATACAAAAACCTATATACGTTTTAGGGGAGAATAAAAGATTGGCGCCTCCTGCGAGGGCCATCTGACAATTGCCAGCCAGTAAACTTTCGCAGGCCAGGTGTATGGCCACCAACGTTGAAGAGCAGGCAGTATCCATACTTACGCCTGGCCCATGCAGGCCATATGCAAATGATAAACGGCCGGAAGCAGAAGCTTTCATCGAACCGGTTAAGGAGTAAATGCTGGTAACATCACCAGCTACATCTCCGAAATCAAATGATTGCAGCCCCATGAATACACCTGTGTTCGTACCCTGTAAACTATTTGTTTTAATACTGGCTGCTTCAAAAGCTTCGTAGCTAAGTTCCAGTAACACGCGAAAATGAGGATCCATCGCTTCCGCCTCAACAGGGGATATGTGAAAGAATCCGGCATCAAAAGCGGCTGCATCTTTAAGGAAACCACCCTGGCGTACATATATCTTTCCCGGCAGGCCTTTCTGCGCATCATAATATCTATCCAGGTCTACCCGGTCTGCGGGTATTTCCTCCATCGCATCTTTATTTTGCTGTAGCAAATCCCAAAATGCCTCGGGGGAATCAGCGCCACCCGGGAATCTGCAACTCATCCCCACAATGGCGATCCCATGTTGAAGAGAAGTAGCTGGTTTGTTAGTTGTGTTATTCATTTTAATAGCTTGACGTTTGAGGGAATGAAAAAAACAGCGCTCTATGTTTACTATTCCTGTCTTGAACGATTACTTTGTTGCAGGCATGGCCTGGCGGCCCGGATGATATCATCATCCGGATATATTGATTAGCAGGATTGTTGATGCATGCAGCTGCCACTCATTAAGGGGGCCCGTTGCCTTAATAATCAAGAACCGCGTGTATGCTGGCTTACGCCATCGTTATTCTTATAGGAAATGGAAGAGGTATACCCAATAACTATTACTACAAGATAGTATGATGATAACAGCCGGTAAATTTGTCTGATTAAATAACATCGATCATTTATTCACTTTTAGTACTATGACAGGGGATCGCCCTATTGGCATCAGGGTTAAGATAAAGCTTCGCTAACGCTGTAAATGATTTTTTGAAAATATG
Coding sequences within:
- a CDS encoding type I polyketide synthase; the encoded protein is MNNTTNKPATSLQHGIAIVGMSCRFPGGADSPEAFWDLLQQNKDAMEEIPADRVDLDRYYDAQKGLPGKIYVRQGGFLKDAAAFDAGFFHISPVEAEAMDPHFRVLLELSYEAFEAASIKTNSLQGTNTGVFMGLQSFDFGDVAGDVTSIYSLTGSMKASASGRLSFAYGLHGPGVSMDTACSSTLVAIHLACESLLAGNCQMALAGGANLLFSPKTYIGFCMGGMLSPEGYCKAFDAEGDGFVRSEGAGILLLKRYEDAVKDHNNILAVIAGTAVTNDGATKGFTVPSSAAQEMAIRHSMKKAGVTPDDIDYFEAHGTGTNVGDPLEMIGIGNAFKERTRPEKLLVGSVKTNIGHTEAVSGLAGLIKCILAMQHHCIPANLHFRTPNPGIPWADLPVEIVSHNTDWLPGPKPRYAGVNSFGLSGTNAHITLREAPAPLQHLPEKAPGSLSRAVLPISAADDAALSILIKQYQALLEQQDIPVETLAAAAALRRSDLPVRLCIHATNSAHMQQLLQDALDDPIAQRYANTGENRRIIFVFPGQGAQWLGMGRELMAKEPVFRHAMEACEQAISHFVDWSLIEEINRNETDNRFEEVDVIQPILFAMEVAIARLWESWGVKPAVVIGHSMGEIAGAHIAGALSLKDAANVICKRSELAAGIKGKGAAAVVELNSHEVTDILKGWEKRIAVASYNGPKSTVLSGDREALTTVLQELTEKDIYNKFIRVDFAPHSPQLDPLKPAMLEGVKTLQPQAAKAAIYSTVKNDFIRGELLDATYWVDNFRETVLFLQGIQQLLQDENSIFIEISPHPVLTALITQQIESLNKQGASVVASLSREQPEVAEMLHNFCQAYKYGATIDWTAFYKIPLSAVADVPLPRYPWQHEQYALSHQAVHQDTYVWGHKDYRHTFDAVQMRFAVDPAFICWESEISTRQFPYLEDHVINNVIIFPATGFLEYVLSAGVITFAENRVTIREMQLISPVILADQTIRIQLVFTVEKKERVQFKFFSAVVTTPPTTAPSWELNAQGYLELNNNARPENLVDHWIDDSVLPYIILKEDFYNSHEAIRMQYGKRFRAASEIKFSDTAVWAKIIPDEIITKTAGQYLLHPAMLDACLLAGNALLLEEMKDKKWNYIPIAIQDYQVFDSGRTNGILWVTVHKAPEEEADKITYHINVYNENGYPRAAIRRCTLKKVPLSNLRQVAQNLFALSWLPLDQKAIQVASTPLQKSTCLIFGQKQETSHLVNYLAANGTTVYLVETGVTSPTQVTDAITHISIDTLTPAFYEQLLHDILDKHDDPVLSEIIYFSGAREVTAQTPADTVTTDAMSVISLLQTLSGFKLASSPRLWLITQGAQQIAGTAPVNVWQTGIAGLSREIFLEYPEYDCHQIDMEPDASYPDWKLCGKLLLGSCQEKEYVIREGVVFKHRFTHIIPANKKTDSRSKRIAAGESAPPFQFIVNSPGILESIEATSSERIPPAWGEVEINIKAAGLNFLNLMSALGIYPGVENGYLSLANEFAGIITNVGAGVTAFKVGDRVMGVSFQESFSNFFNSSAQLITVIPDELAFTDAATMPIAYLTAYYAIVEFGKLQPGERILIHTATGGVGMAALYIARMIGTEIYATAGTESKRQWLKDAGIPYIMDSRKTGFAAQISTCTHQEGIDVVLNTLTGDAMLEGLSSLRSFGRFCDISKKDVYDNSHLEMQLFKESTAYFFLDMLKLMSDHPEKISRLLGKIIRFYKEGHFPPISKTVFPASRVAAGFNLMMKGEHMGKIIFDLEDPDLLITHTDPLFSGQATYLITGGMGGLGLITAAWMHKNGARHIVLTGRTAPPATAAAINTLREKGCQVVIQLGDITNYQQVEAILTTLRKEMPPLKGIVHTAGILDDGGMANMEAGKFNAALRPKVDGAWWLHELTAEDELDFFLLYSSVLVTLGAIGQANYVVANSFLDGFARYRRQINKPATSIQWGPIADVGLAAAQDIRGKRMDEAGIWSFSREECEQVLSIIFDNNFTEISAVFLEMDTFFDHQPTSKNYKILDDLIAQSLHQTKNTAKDDLIQTWIDSGTIANAQELAEKQLQSILSLTLKTSASKINTDTPFTNLGIDSMMVVQLRNYIDKLMGISITVASIWKFPKVTLLARHILEVTGVSSKFPEE